The Helicoverpa armigera isolate CAAS_96S chromosome 5, ASM3070526v1, whole genome shotgun sequence sequence GAAAAACTTAATTCAACAATACTGCAAATTAAGTAgcgtaaaatatataaatttcaTATTCACAGCCATTCTATCCAGAATATAACGTGCAATAAAATGCtctagtacataaataaaaaaaaaatgctactaATACTGGAATTTAATTCCTGTTCAACTCATTGAGGATTCTGAGTATGTAGAGGAATAGGTTGATGATGTCGAGGTAGAGGTTGATGGTAGCTAGGATGTACTCCTCAGGAGAAAGtgtggtcatcatcatctgagTGTCAAATATGAGGAACAGGCTGAACAAGATGGCGCCGACGAAAGACAGGGCCACTTCGAACGCTGAGCTCTGGATGAAGATTTGGAGAAGACCACCGATGATAAGAACGCTGAGACCGGCGAATAgactggaattaaataaaaacagtattgtTAAAAAACTAAATGTTTGATAATGTATGTAATCTTTATAAAGAACAAACTGTTTCCCGCAGTTTCGCCCGCTTCCCGTGAATAcgacggataaaatatagcttttctCAACAGGGTCTGCAGTTTCCCAAGAGTGAAAAAATGTAGAGCAGTGGTTTTAGCATAGAAAAGAGTCTTGTATGCTTTTACGGATAAGTTTTTCGTCATTTCACGTGAGAGTTTTTGATATTCGTACCAAGCTCAATTATTGATGTTGATTTCTCAGTCTTACTGAGCTCTGTTCCAAGACTTAACTGCTTGAATGTCGcaaattagagaacaatagaaaatcaatggTGTCTGCGTGGATCCCCGCCACCGGCATACAAGGgtttaaactataaaataatgccAACTCACCCATATCCAACAAAAGAGAAGTCGGTCTTGGTATTAAGCGTGAACACAGTAAGAGAGAAGACGACCGCGAATGTGAGCGTCAGCGCTTGCAGTACTACGGCCGTGTTGTAGTAGGAGACTACGACACCCACTGAGTAAGCTTGTACCACCGTCTGAAATAAGAATAACATCAGTTCATTAGGTCATGTGAAAAAAACGGTCGGTTATTTGGGCGCCCGCGCTTGTAGGATACTAGccgtttcctgcggtttcacccgttcCCGTGAAAACGTACATacctaccaggataaaatatagcctgtgttgcTCGGGAAGAGCGTagcttccaacagtgaaagaatatttcaaaacgCTTCAGTAGCTTCGGAGCTTGCAAGGTAGAAACAAGTttctttttcctctttattatattagtatacataggAATTCTTGAGGCATGTTCACACGAacaggtaaaattaaattagtgagTCATAGTTGTAGAACTTACAAAAGCAGCCAGTAGGTACAGGTTAGCGGGCGAGTCCTTCCTCTTGGCGATGAGTGCGAATAGCGTTATCATGCTCAGTATGAACGCTATTATCACCATCCAGTCGCTGAAATTAACATTCAAAGTAAGATTATCATCACAATCATTTGATGGATCTTTTAAGTGTAGTTTTATGATCTGAAGAGTCTTATGGCAGTATAGAATTTGCATAGTTAAGCAATGCTGTTTTTTTGAAACTATTAGCAGCTTTGGCTGCTTTGTTTGctttaggtattttgtttctgtggaGAGGAAAAAACAGGGTTTTTCCTGCTTTATCTACTTTCTGAGAAAATTGATGAATAATGTGATTATTTTCATTATCTATTCCATTTA is a genomic window containing:
- the LOC110384531 gene encoding protein lifeguard 4, which translates into the protein MASIPLMYAQEDCELGGKESIEEDFSYRNNVLNADKEIRLGFVRKVYGLLSVQLLATVAIAGTFHLVEPVKLFIHQNDWMVIIAFILSMITLFALIAKRKDSPANLYLLAAFTVVQAYSVGVVVSYYNTAVVLQALTLTFAVVFSLTVFTLNTKTDFSFVGYGLFAGLSVLIIGGLLQIFIQSSAFEVALSFVGAILFSLFLIFDTQMMMTTLSPEEYILATINLYLDIINLFLYILRILNELNRN